TCGGACTCATTTGAATTGAGTGATCGAGAGACGTTACAAAGGTCTTCAGATTTCGATTATTAATGCCCAGCATCGGAGGCGATAACTTCAAGGCCCTCTCCAGATTCTCGGGCTCATAAATCTCCACCAGCGCCGACATCCCTAATTCCAGTGCATAGCCATATAAGTCTTCGAGCTGACGGTCATCCAGACACTCGGCAATCAACAGCACACAGTCAGCCCCGGTAACGCGTGCTTCAAGAATCTGATAACGATCGATGATGAAATCTTTTCTCAAAACCGGAATCGAAACAGTCTGTCGGACTGCTTTCAAATAATCCAGATGGCCCTGAAAAAAATGTTCGTCTGTCAATACACTGAGACAGGCGGCTCCCGCTGCTTCATAAATTCGAGCAATTTCGACCGGATGAAAGTCTTCACGAATAACGCCCGCTGAGGGAGACGCCTTTTTCACTTCGGCAATCAGTCCCACCGGGCCATGAGTTCGCAAGGAATCTACAAAATCACGTACAGCAGGTGCAGCCGTCAATTGTTCTGCCAGTTCCTCTACAGGCCGCTGCGCTTTCGCCGCTGCGACTTCTGTCTGTTTATAAGCAATGATTTCTTCGAGAATATTTGCCACGACTGTCTCTACGTACCTTAGCTGAGGGTAATAATCGCAATTTCTGAACCCATAGCATAACTTCCTGAGACACGAAGTACCACAGAGTCCGTAATTCCAACATGAATTCGGCTTGTAATTCCGGTATCTGATCACGAACATGGTCTATAATTAATACCTCTCTCAGATAAAATCGATCCAAATCGGAGTTTCTCAGGTTGATTCCTACGTCGCTGCACCTCTTGCTTTTACTGCTGACGCTGCTGAGCATACGCTACTGGTTCAGGCTGTATCAAACCAGACACATGTCCTCGGTCTTTCAGCTCAATCCCCAGCGCAGCCAACTGGAAATGTCCGCCCCAGTCGTTCTGGCGCTGCTCTGGATTACTCTGCAATTGACGACCATGATAACGAAAGTGGTACAGCCAGAGCCACCTCTTGCCAAACCCATTACCCTGAATGACATTATCGGATCCTGTGTCATTACATTCTCTTTTGGCACCGTTTTGATATTGATTCTGACACTGCTGAACCCGAACAGTATGCAATATCTCGGATTTCGTCTGAATCAAAAAAAAGAGCAGATCCGCGATGGTTCCGTCGGCTTTTTATTAGCGTTGCTCCCGGTTATGGCATTACTTCTGCTGACGCACTCGTTTCGAACCGAAGAGACAATGCACCCCTTTTTTCAGCAGCTGAAAGAACACCCCGAGTTCTCCACCATCAGCTGGATTATAATTTCCGCCGTGGTCGTTGCCCCCTTATTTGAAGAACTGGTTTATCGGGTTCTCTTTCAAAGCTGGCTCGAAAATCTTCTGCCTCCTTACGCCGCAATTCTGATCAGCTCGCTGATTTTCAGCATCGTACACGGCTTTCCTGATTGTATCCCGCTGTTTCCACTTGCCTTCATTCTGGGGACACTCTTTTATTACCGCCGCAGTTACGCCGCAAACGTCATCACACACGCTCTGTTTAATGGCGTCAATCTCGCTCTGGCTTTGGCAAATCAGCCCCCCGCCAGTTGAATCTCGCCTGTCTGCAAAGTGCCCTTTTGTCCATGCTGTCTTTGGGGTTCTCCCGGTTTCAAAAAAAGAGTATCCTTCCCGCCTCTCTCATCCCCTCCTATCCCTTCGGAGACCTCCGAAATGAAACCGTTCCCATTACGCCTTAGTGCGTGGTTCTGTCTCTGCGCCAGTATCTGTTTATCCTGCCAGACGATGAAGTCCAAAATGGATTTGATCTATACCGGAAAAGTCACAGGAGAATTGACTCAGCAATTGGTCGAATCGTATGCCGATTCGTTGAAGGATCCGATCGCCGCAGAACAGACTGATGAATTTACCAAATGGAAAATTCTGTACGCGACAAATCGGCTGCAGGAAACGAATGCCCGCGGTGAAATGGGTTACACAAATGAGTTCGGCACAGCACTCGCTTATGGAACAGGGCAGGTTCGTATTTCCTCAAAGAACCGTAGTGATCTGAAGACAAAAGTCATCCAGACGCTCTGGCAAGGAGCTCCCGCGCCAGAAGGGCAGGTCGAGATAAGTACGTTAACTCCCACAACAGAAACTCCTTTTCTTGAGAGTCTTAATGCGCTGTTGGAACGTTCGCCACAAAAAGATGTGCTCGTGTTCGTCCATGGATTTAACGTGAACTTCCCCAGCGCAGTTACGCGTGCGGCACAAATCGCTAACGACCTCCCATTCAATGGTGCGGTCGTCTGTTACAGTTGGCCTTCACAGGGAGGTGTCGAAAAATATCTACTCGATGGGCAGGTCGCCAACGCCAGCGTCGAACCGATGGTCCAGTTTTTAGAAACCTTGGTCAGTTCCGTCCCCAAGGGAACGAAGATCAACATCATGGTTCACAGTATGGGTAACCGGGTTGTCATGCGCGCCATGAATCGATTACCAGAACACTTTCGACAAACAAAACCATTTCAGAACGTGATCTTGGCCGCCCCCGATGTCGGCGTCTCCGAGTTTAAAGAACTGTCTCCTGCCATTATCGCACAATCAAATCGCGTGACCCTCTATTCCGGATCGGGAGACGTTGCCCTGGTCGCATCCAAGGCAGTGAACCAGGAGCGCAGAGCCGGTGACTCTCGCGAACCACTGATCCTGGAAGGCATCGAAACGATTGATGTCTCGGCCGTCGACACCAGTTTCATGAGCCACTCCTATTATGGCAGTAACCGTGCCGTTCTGAGCGACCTGTTTGCGCTGCTGAAACAAGACAGTTCTGCTGCGGATAGAAAATGGCTCCTCTCAAAAAACTACTCCGGCAGAAACTACTGGGCGTTTGAAAAAGAACCGCCGGAAATCAAAAAAGTACGCTCCACCAGTCTCTGATCTGTAACTTGACAGGTATGATTGGCTAAAAACAGGAATGCATGCTGCCTGGTTCGCTTTTTTTGATGAGGACAAATCATGAAGAACTCAACGTCCCGCTTTTCTGACCGTGTTGAAAATTATGTCAAATACCGACCGGACTACCCCACACAGGTACTGGAGTTCCTCAAATCAGACTGTGGCTTATCATCCGATTCGCTGATCGCAGATGTCGGCTCAGGGACTGGGATCTCGACCCGGCTGTTTCTCGAAAACCAGAACACCGTTTATGCTGTTGAGCCGAATGCGGAAATGAGACAGGCAGCAGAGAAATTCTTCAAAGACAATCCCCAGTTTCACAGCATCAACGCGACGGCTGAAGAAACCCATCTCCCCGAAAATCTCTTTGATTTCGTACTCGCCGGTCAGGCGTTCCACTGGTTTGATCAAAACCAGGCCAAACTGGAATTTCAACGGATTCTCAAGCTACAAGGCTGGGTTGTTCTACTTTGGAATGAACGAAAAGTGGACACGAGCCCGTTCCTGGTCGCTTATGAGAAAATGCTGCGCGACTTCGCCACCGATTATGACGAAGTCAACCACACACAAATTTCGCATGACGACTTTGCGCGATTTTTTGACCCCTACCCAATTAACACACGCACACTACCCAATCATCAAACATTCGATTTTGAAGCACTCAAAGGCAGACTACTCTCATCGTCGTATTGTCCGAATGAGGGACAACCAGGCTACGAATCGATTATAGCGCGATTACAGGAAATCTTTGAAGAATTCCAAACAGAGGGAACGGTCCTGTTTGAATATGATACGACTCTATTTTATGGGCATCTCAAGTAAGGCGTTTCGTGGTTTGATATCCCAAGACGCCTTCGGGTATTCTGCACCATCTCACCTTCAGCGCATAAAGAAAGCCCTTAAGAAGGCGGTGATTTGAGGACGGAAAATCGTATATTTTGCACTTCACAGAAACTGATGAGCGTGCTGGGTCAGAACTCGCAAATCAGGGGGACCTTCTGGATAATGTCCGTCCAGACCAGATTCCTTCTTAAGGGCCAGGCTGGGTTCAGAAAGCAGTCTTTCATCAATGGCTACTGAAAGCCAGATAACTCCGTTTGATTGATTGTCGAACAACTTTCTGAAAGACTGACAATGCATAAGGCGTGCCACTTTGAAGTCGAACATGCATTTTTTCTAAGATCTCAGTCAACTATCACAAAATCCCATTTATTTCTGACTTTTCCAGTCATTTTGCACAGATTTATTAAAGTGGGAAAGCTTTTGTTCGATATCATTTCGACACTGATCCTTGAATTTTCGGCGCCGAAATGTTCTATTACAGATATCGACACCCTGTCGGCGCCGCTTTTCGGCGCTGGTTTAGAGCTTCGACACATAAAGAATCTTTTATTTCCAGCAACATCAATTCTGCTTTTGAAAGCATTTTATGAAAAAGCAAGGGATTCTGGAACGGGCAATCTTATTCACCTGTGGTATCCTGGCAATCATCTATAGCGTAATTGTCCTGGCATTCGTTACCACCAGTCCCGATCTCAGATTGCGCGCGATGCTTGATAGCGTGGAAGCCCAACCGGGGCAAGCCATTCCAGCCGGCATCGAAATAAAAGCAACTCCTGATATCCAAAAAACGGGTTCTTTCCCAGCTCCGCAAGTGGGTGACGTCCTCACCAAAATTGGGGATTACCCCATCCGCACCTTTCATGACTTCTCAAAAGTACTAAGCACTTTACGGGACGATAAACTCCCTCCCGGCAGCCAGCTACAACCCAATTCCGACCCAACGGAATTACCTGTCCCGAATCTCGTCGAAATTCAAGATGACGGGCGATATATCAAAATCGAGTATTGGAATACCGAACAGAAAACTGCTAAATCAGCGTGGATTAAAATCCAGTCGATCCCCTCGGGCGATGTCGCCATCTCACTACTCTGGTTCTCCCTGGAACTGGTCATCCTGGCCATAGGTGCTTTCGCCTACTGGATGCGTCCTTTTGACCGCACCACACGCATTTTCTTCGTGATGGGCATCATCACTCTAGTCGCCTTTATTGGTGGTTATAACTGGTGGATTATTGCAGGCTCTTTAATGCTCAATATCCCCTTTGTCGTTGCTGCAGTCCTGATTCCGGCGATCACATTACACTTTTTTATCACATACCCGCGCGTGATTCCCTGGCTGGCTCAATATCCCGTCGGTTTGCTGCGAACCGTTTATTCGATCCCCGTACTCACAACATTTGTGATTCTTGCATGCCTGGCTTACCTCCGCTGGACCTCTCTGATTGATCCGGGGCAGAAAGATCTGGCACAGATTGAATACCCTCAACTGGTCTTCGAGACGGTGAGTATTCTCCGCTGGACTGTTTACACCTATATCAGTGTTGCGGGCCTCTATTATCTCATGACCTTAGCGGCTCTCTTTTATGGATACTTCAAAAGCCAGAATGCCTACGAACGCAACCAACTGAAATGGATCGCCCTCGCTGGTTTGATTTCAACGGGCCCCGTCGGCTATTCACTCTACCTGGCGGAATTCAATCGGACGCAGTTCGCGCTTGGCGGTGCCGGCATCCCCATGTTTCTGGCCAGCGTATCTTTCATGGTCGCATTCGTGGTAGGAATTATTCGCTACCGATTGATGCTGATCGAACAGATCATCAGCCGCGGGATGCTGTTCTATGTCGTGAGTGCCGGTATTTCGATTGTCTATGCCACCGTTATTTCCATCGGATCACTCGTCGGCACACAACTCAACCGTACCCCCAGTACCAATCAGGCTGTTTCTGTCTTCCTGGTGATGCTGTTTGCCATTTCTCTCCTGCTCTGGTCTCGTGACCGAATCCAGAGACTCATTGACCGGCGTTTCTTCCGTCAGAAATACCAACTTGACAAAGCGCTCAAACGCATGAACCGCGCCGTCGGTCGACTGGGAGACCAACGCTCCATCGCCGATCGTATGCTCACATCCTGCCGTGAAGTTCTGCAGGTCAAGAGTGCCGCGATCTATCTACTAAACCCCGATCGAAACCAGTTCGAACTCTTAACCGGCTTCCACATTGAAAACTCGCCCTCAGCAGTGCCCTGTAGTCCCGAACTACTTGAAGTCCTCGAAGGTGAGCTCGCCTTTCAACGTGTAGCTACCGGACTGCTAAAAGAAGCATCGCCGGCTCAGCAACTGCTCCGCCTGCTCGGATTTGACTTTATCTACAACCTTGAACTGGATGGCGAATTTGCCGGCTTCGTCGCGCTCGGCCAGCGCTCCGCAGGCAGCACCTATTCCGCAGAAGACCTGACGTTTCTCAACGCCATGGGACAGATCACCAGCATCGCATTACACAGCACGAAGATTCACCAAGACCTCAGACGCCTGAACGAAGAAATGCGCATCAAGGTTGAA
This window of the Gimesia fumaroli genome carries:
- the trpC gene encoding indole-3-glycerol phosphate synthase TrpC; the protein is MANILEEIIAYKQTEVAAAKAQRPVEELAEQLTAAPAVRDFVDSLRTHGPVGLIAEVKKASPSAGVIREDFHPVEIARIYEAAGAACLSVLTDEHFFQGHLDYLKAVRQTVSIPVLRKDFIIDRYQILEARVTGADCVLLIAECLDDRQLEDLYGYALELGMSALVEIYEPENLERALKLSPPMLGINNRNLKTFVTSLDHSIQMSPKIPEDCLLISESGIRTRQDVVRLQDAGVRGILVGETLMRVPDIGGEVREILGTHG
- a CDS encoding CPBP family intramembrane glutamic endopeptidase, whose amino-acid sequence is MSSVFQLNPQRSQLEMSAPVVLALLWITLQLTTMITKVVQPEPPLAKPITLNDIIGSCVITFSFGTVLILILTLLNPNSMQYLGFRLNQKKEQIRDGSVGFLLALLPVMALLLLTHSFRTEETMHPFFQQLKEHPEFSTISWIIISAVVVAPLFEELVYRVLFQSWLENLLPPYAAILISSLIFSIVHGFPDCIPLFPLAFILGTLFYYRRSYAANVITHALFNGVNLALALANQPPAS
- a CDS encoding alpha/beta hydrolase is translated as MDLIYTGKVTGELTQQLVESYADSLKDPIAAEQTDEFTKWKILYATNRLQETNARGEMGYTNEFGTALAYGTGQVRISSKNRSDLKTKVIQTLWQGAPAPEGQVEISTLTPTTETPFLESLNALLERSPQKDVLVFVHGFNVNFPSAVTRAAQIANDLPFNGAVVCYSWPSQGGVEKYLLDGQVANASVEPMVQFLETLVSSVPKGTKINIMVHSMGNRVVMRAMNRLPEHFRQTKPFQNVILAAPDVGVSEFKELSPAIIAQSNRVTLYSGSGDVALVASKAVNQERRAGDSREPLILEGIETIDVSAVDTSFMSHSYYGSNRAVLSDLFALLKQDSSAADRKWLLSKNYSGRNYWAFEKEPPEIKKVRSTSL
- a CDS encoding class I SAM-dependent methyltransferase encodes the protein MKNSTSRFSDRVENYVKYRPDYPTQVLEFLKSDCGLSSDSLIADVGSGTGISTRLFLENQNTVYAVEPNAEMRQAAEKFFKDNPQFHSINATAEETHLPENLFDFVLAGQAFHWFDQNQAKLEFQRILKLQGWVVLLWNERKVDTSPFLVAYEKMLRDFATDYDEVNHTQISHDDFARFFDPYPINTRTLPNHQTFDFEALKGRLLSSSYCPNEGQPGYESIIARLQEIFEEFQTEGTVLFEYDTTLFYGHLK
- a CDS encoding sigma 54-interacting transcriptional regulator; this encodes MKKQGILERAILFTCGILAIIYSVIVLAFVTTSPDLRLRAMLDSVEAQPGQAIPAGIEIKATPDIQKTGSFPAPQVGDVLTKIGDYPIRTFHDFSKVLSTLRDDKLPPGSQLQPNSDPTELPVPNLVEIQDDGRYIKIEYWNTEQKTAKSAWIKIQSIPSGDVAISLLWFSLELVILAIGAFAYWMRPFDRTTRIFFVMGIITLVAFIGGYNWWIIAGSLMLNIPFVVAAVLIPAITLHFFITYPRVIPWLAQYPVGLLRTVYSIPVLTTFVILACLAYLRWTSLIDPGQKDLAQIEYPQLVFETVSILRWTVYTYISVAGLYYLMTLAALFYGYFKSQNAYERNQLKWIALAGLISTGPVGYSLYLAEFNRTQFALGGAGIPMFLASVSFMVAFVVGIIRYRLMLIEQIISRGMLFYVVSAGISIVYATVISIGSLVGTQLNRTPSTNQAVSVFLVMLFAISLLLWSRDRIQRLIDRRFFRQKYQLDKALKRMNRAVGRLGDQRSIADRMLTSCREVLQVKSAAIYLLNPDRNQFELLTGFHIENSPSAVPCSPELLEVLEGELAFQRVATGLLKEASPAQQLLRLLGFDFIYNLELDGEFAGFVALGQRSAGSTYSAEDLTFLNAMGQITSIALHSTKIHQDLRRLNEEMRIKVEKIDDQRRLVSILQAELTNSQEISEPSNPNDLQRGLIKGNSPAIRSVMETLRKVANAESTVLIRGESGTGKELLAQAVHENSARRDQPLVRVNCAALSPSLLESELFGHVKGAFTGAHEDRVGRFEMANGGTLFLDEIGDISLDTQVKLLRVLQERAFERVGGSKTLHVDVRLITATHQNLEQRITEGLFREDLYYRLNVISITLPPLRERREDIFELAFYFLKRTAHRLGKRITHIDPDAIEVLERASWPGNIRQLENVIERAVVLAEEEVITLKDLPADLLETKKRLPTRVIETKPVLPETVRRVPLSDVEVITFPGSENHVDPQLSEPEQLKLALAECDGNKAQAARMLGMPRSTYYSKLKKYGIS